In Streptomyces violaceusniger Tu 4113, one DNA window encodes the following:
- the rnpA gene encoding ribonuclease P protein component — protein MLPTEHRLRRREDFAAAVRRGRRAGRPLLVVHLRTGLTSGDTDPHAPGESAPPARAGFVVSKAVGGAVVRNLVKRRLRHLMRDRIDRFGAGSLVVVRALPGAGEAGHDQLARDLDTAVQRLLGGVPR, from the coding sequence GTGCTGCCTACCGAGCATCGGCTGAGGCGGCGCGAGGACTTCGCGGCCGCGGTACGCCGAGGACGCAGGGCCGGTCGCCCGCTCCTTGTCGTGCATCTTCGTACCGGCCTCACCAGCGGTGATACGGACCCGCACGCACCAGGGGAGAGTGCTCCTCCGGCGCGTGCGGGTTTCGTCGTAAGCAAGGCGGTCGGCGGCGCCGTCGTCCGCAATCTGGTGAAGCGGCGACTGCGTCATCTGATGCGGGACCGCATCGATCGTTTTGGCGCAGGTAGCCTTGTGGTCGTACGGGCGCTGCCCGGCGCGGGTGAGGCGGGTCACGACCAGCTGGCCCGCGATCTCGACACGGCAGTGCAGCGGCTACTGGGAGGGGTGCCGCGATGA
- the rpmH gene encoding 50S ribosomal protein L34, which yields MSKRTFQPNNRRRAKTHGFRLRMRTRAGRAILASRRSKGRGRLSA from the coding sequence GTGAGCAAGCGCACTTTCCAGCCGAACAACCGTCGCCGCGCGAAGACCCACGGCTTCCGGCTGCGTATGCGCACCCGTGCCGGCCGCGCGATCCTCGCGTCCCGCCGTAGCAAGGGTCGCGGACGCCTGTCGGCCTGA